The proteins below are encoded in one region of Methanosarcina barkeri 3:
- a CDS encoding acyl carrier protein: MEQIKNDIVDYLKANSFMDNGSSLKDNDSLTQNGIIDSIGLLELMDYICEKYSIEIPEDMLTPENFDSLQGITNMITKLAK; the protein is encoded by the coding sequence ATGGAACAAATAAAGAATGATATAGTAGATTATTTAAAAGCTAATTCTTTCATGGACAATGGTAGTAGTTTGAAGGATAACGATTCTCTCACTCAAAATGGCATTATAGATTCCATTGGACTACTTGAACTTATGGACTATATCTGTGAGAAATATTCTATAGAGATTCCTGAAGATATGCTGACACCGGAAAATTTTGATTCGTTACAGGGAATTACTAATATGATAACAAAACTGGCGAAGTGA
- a CDS encoding class I adenylate-forming enzyme family protein — translation MRIDAYITEYARKTPQNIALEEGKNSVSYSCLDNDINTIVLTLDDFKHCRFAILAESGMLYVKVLMAVYRSKNIAVPLPIEFPKFSLEKILYTGHINNIITTDTQYSRFGEDFFERFGTVIIISGNNSGEFLRKKIETETNNPELRLVLYTSGTTGTPKGVMLSDKNLVANAESIIKVLGISSRDKGALVISPHHAFGNSIINSHLMAGSSVRIGNMNFIDSVFNLIGSDVSIFYGVPSTYRILLRYMERFRKDFSNVRTAASAGGGMDRSIVKEMRELAPDIEILPMYGQTEATARLAYLPAEDVDGFVDTIGKAIPGVILDVFDSEYRPVKPGITGELVATGDNIMLGYLDDEIATEKRIINGWLHTGDLAQKLPNGYIRLLGRKDDLIKIGDHRVNPREIERNIEENNEVSRVFVVPVHHELMGTAISLMVIPAEGTEIEKLFTFCRKSLPGYLCPREILFIDHLPLSENGKISNRSIIEEYKHVKASM, via the coding sequence ATGCGAATTGATGCGTATATCACTGAGTACGCCAGAAAAACTCCTCAAAACATTGCCCTGGAAGAGGGTAAAAACTCAGTTTCCTATAGCTGCCTTGACAATGATATAAATACTATTGTTTTAACATTAGATGATTTCAAACACTGCAGGTTTGCAATACTGGCAGAATCAGGCATGCTATATGTGAAAGTTCTCATGGCAGTGTATCGATCTAAAAATATTGCAGTCCCTCTACCAATAGAATTTCCTAAATTCAGTCTTGAAAAAATCCTTTATACTGGTCATATCAACAATATCATCACAACCGATACACAGTACTCAAGGTTTGGAGAGGACTTTTTTGAGCGTTTTGGAACTGTGATAATTATTTCCGGTAATAATTCCGGAGAATTTTTGCGCAAGAAGATTGAAACAGAAACGAATAATCCGGAATTACGGCTAGTTCTTTACACCTCAGGTACGACAGGCACCCCAAAAGGAGTTATGTTAAGTGACAAAAATCTGGTAGCAAATGCAGAGTCAATAATAAAGGTGCTTGGGATAAGTTCCAGAGACAAAGGGGCACTGGTAATATCCCCGCATCATGCTTTTGGGAACTCCATAATTAACTCCCATCTAATGGCTGGTAGCTCGGTCAGAATTGGAAATATGAATTTTATAGATTCGGTTTTCAACCTTATAGGGTCAGATGTGTCCATATTCTATGGAGTGCCCAGCACCTACCGTATACTCCTTCGGTATATGGAGAGGTTTAGAAAGGACTTTTCAAATGTAAGAACGGCTGCATCGGCAGGTGGGGGGATGGATCGGTCTATTGTAAAAGAGATGAGGGAGTTAGCTCCCGATATAGAGATTCTTCCTATGTACGGGCAGACTGAAGCTACGGCAAGGCTTGCCTACTTGCCAGCAGAAGATGTGGACGGGTTTGTTGACACTATAGGAAAAGCAATTCCAGGGGTTATACTGGATGTCTTTGATTCTGAGTACAGGCCAGTAAAGCCTGGCATCACGGGCGAACTGGTTGCTACAGGAGACAATATTATGCTGGGATATCTGGACGATGAAATCGCCACGGAAAAGAGAATTATAAATGGGTGGTTGCATACCGGCGATCTCGCACAGAAATTGCCCAATGGATATATCAGACTGCTAGGACGCAAGGATGATCTTATAAAAATCGGTGATCATCGCGTTAACCCAAGAGAAATTGAGAGAAACATAGAGGAAAACAATGAAGTATCAAGGGTTTTTGTCGTACCTGTGCACCATGAACTTATGGGAACTGCAATTAGCCTCATGGTCATACCTGCGGAAGGGACAGAAATTGAAAAGTTGTTTACATTCTGCCGAAAAAGCCTGCCAGGTTACCTGTGTCCAAGAGAAATACTATTCATTGATCACCTTCCCTTGAGTGAAAACGGGAAAATATCCAATAGATCCATTATAGAGGAATACAAGCATGTCAAAGCTAGTATGTAA
- the nadE gene encoding NAD(+) synthase, with protein MQITEEMSMNITEELNGNIENIALKLRGFIRDQVTSFKKKGIVIGVSGGIDSAVALTLCVQELGKENVYGLLLPEEESAPSSKTLGAEICESLGVSYEEVPISPILRSLNIYDKKEQIIKRVCPEYDIRIHKTSLVLPDFLNTGSLNVPYIRLVKSNETVGKYRLKATDYLELIGLQGVKQRSRMLVQYMYAETLNYAVCGTTNKTEVVLGQFVKYGDGGVDLEPLADCYKTQVYALGKYLDINKEIMKRPPSADTWSHYTTDEEFYWRMPIQIMDQMLYAQEHQLPLQVIEKSTGLSRETIEKAQKHISRIRNNTEYIRAAPPVCYINR; from the coding sequence ATGCAGATCACAGAAGAAATGAGCATGAATATAACAGAAGAACTCAATGGAAACATTGAAAATATAGCTTTAAAACTGAGGGGTTTTATTAGAGATCAGGTAACGAGTTTTAAGAAAAAGGGAATAGTTATAGGAGTCTCGGGAGGCATTGACTCAGCTGTAGCACTTACACTATGTGTACAGGAACTGGGAAAAGAAAACGTGTATGGACTTCTCCTTCCTGAAGAGGAATCCGCCCCTTCCAGCAAGACCCTGGGAGCAGAGATCTGTGAAAGCCTTGGAGTGTCGTATGAAGAAGTGCCCATCTCCCCTATTCTAAGATCGCTTAATATCTATGATAAGAAAGAACAAATTATAAAAAGAGTCTGTCCTGAATATGATATCAGAATACATAAAACTTCGTTAGTCCTACCTGATTTTCTTAACACGGGATCGCTAAATGTCCCCTATATCCGCTTAGTAAAAAGTAATGAAACTGTTGGGAAGTACAGGCTAAAAGCTACTGATTATCTTGAATTAATAGGTTTGCAGGGCGTCAAACAGAGATCTAGAATGCTCGTTCAATATATGTATGCTGAAACGTTGAATTACGCAGTTTGCGGTACGACCAACAAGACCGAAGTAGTTCTTGGTCAGTTTGTGAAATATGGGGACGGGGGTGTAGATCTTGAACCTCTGGCAGACTGTTATAAGACCCAGGTTTATGCTCTGGGGAAATATCTGGATATCAATAAAGAAATTATGAAACGTCCTCCAAGTGCTGATACCTGGAGCCATTACACAACTGATGAGGAATTCTACTGGCGCATGCCGATTCAGATCATGGATCAGATGCTGTATGCCCAGGAACATCAGTTGCCTCTGCAAGTAATTGAAAAGAGCACCGGACTGTCCAGAGAGACAATCGAAAAAGCCCAGAAACATATCAGTAGAATAAGAAATAATACAGAATATATACGAGCCGCGCCGCCTGTTTGTTATATCAACAGGTAA
- a CDS encoding DUF362 domain-containing protein — MNTRVSVVECQDYSSAKESVKEALNLIGGLEKIIVPGSRVLLKPNVLSIRPPEDAVTTHPAIVSAMCELVSEAGGIPVIGDGSGIVKPGSTTTSQALKVSGIEDVAFGHGVELINFETSGFIEIDVPNASQFSHLYISKAVLEADVVISLPKLKTHELTLYTGAVKNFFGAVPQKTRKQAHFLEDRRRFGEAIVDIYSVVKPQLAVMDGVVGMEGNGPSNGTPIFAGVIMASYDCVSLDIVASELIGVDPLKVPTNIAAIKRGFGTEHPEIVGIPLEKAKVRFKSPEGGITAYIPAFLMRILRKQLAVRPIINTSKCELCRACVSNCSAHAIEKIDSVLKINEEKCIHCYCCRELCPNDAVEIKKSLLMKFVTRSKS; from the coding sequence ATGAATACCAGGGTCTCAGTTGTTGAATGCCAGGACTATTCGAGTGCTAAAGAATCGGTAAAAGAAGCGCTAAACCTGATAGGCGGGCTTGAGAAAATTATAGTTCCTGGCAGCCGCGTGCTTCTCAAACCCAATGTGCTTTCTATTCGACCTCCAGAGGATGCCGTTACCACCCATCCGGCGATAGTATCCGCTATGTGCGAACTTGTCTCGGAAGCAGGAGGCATTCCAGTTATAGGAGACGGGTCCGGTATTGTGAAACCCGGATCTACTACGACTTCGCAGGCGCTTAAAGTGTCTGGTATTGAAGATGTTGCTTTCGGTCATGGGGTTGAGCTGATCAATTTTGAGACGTCAGGTTTTATTGAAATTGATGTTCCTAATGCAAGTCAGTTTTCTCATCTGTACATCTCAAAAGCTGTACTTGAGGCAGATGTAGTAATCTCTCTTCCAAAACTCAAGACCCATGAACTCACACTATATACAGGGGCAGTTAAAAATTTCTTCGGCGCCGTACCTCAGAAAACTAGAAAACAAGCTCATTTCCTGGAAGACCGCCGCCGTTTTGGAGAAGCAATTGTTGACATATATTCTGTTGTCAAGCCTCAGCTTGCAGTCATGGATGGAGTGGTTGGAATGGAAGGAAATGGTCCGTCCAATGGCACACCTATCTTTGCAGGCGTGATTATGGCAAGTTATGACTGTGTATCCCTGGATATTGTAGCCTCTGAGCTTATAGGAGTCGATCCTTTAAAGGTTCCTACAAATATAGCTGCAATCAAAAGAGGTTTCGGAACCGAGCATCCTGAGATTGTTGGGATACCGCTGGAAAAAGCAAAGGTCAGGTTCAAAAGCCCTGAAGGTGGAATTACGGCTTATATACCAGCTTTCCTTATGAGAATCCTTAGAAAACAATTAGCTGTAAGGCCTATTATTAACACTTCAAAATGCGAACTTTGTAGAGCCTGTGTTTCGAACTGTTCAGCGCATGCCATTGAGAAAATAGACAGTGTACTCAAAATTAACGAAGAAAAATGCATTCATTGTTATTGCTGCCGTGAACTTTGCCCTAATGATGCGGTAGAGATAAAAAAATCATTGCTTATGAAGTTTGTAACCAGAAGTAAAAGTTAA
- a CDS encoding acyltransferase: MTTVVSNRDKVAFGEIADHYHSNKLLFGIKYFKNWILEQLASFIPVPSWRAKLHRMRGVNLGHNVYVGYNVVFDRIHPELITVGDYSEIGDRCILSAHTRGSLTTRQAYPRTMAPIKIGRGVCVNPGCIITQGVEIGDNSIIGIGSVVSRDISSNSLALGYPARVVKKLEGVGELKT, translated from the coding sequence GTGACTACTGTAGTGTCTAATAGAGATAAAGTAGCCTTTGGAGAAATCGCAGATCATTACCACAGTAATAAACTCCTGTTTGGTATAAAATATTTTAAAAATTGGATTCTGGAACAGCTTGCCTCATTCATTCCCGTTCCTTCCTGGAGGGCAAAACTGCACAGGATGAGGGGTGTAAATCTTGGGCATAATGTATATGTCGGCTATAATGTGGTTTTTGATCGGATCCATCCCGAATTAATTACGGTAGGAGATTACTCTGAAATCGGGGACCGATGCATATTATCTGCTCATACGAGAGGGAGTTTGACTACAAGACAGGCATATCCGAGAACTATGGCTCCCATAAAAATCGGACGTGGAGTTTGTGTAAACCCTGGATGTATAATCACTCAGGGCGTAGAAATAGGGGATAACTCAATAATAGGTATCGGATCCGTAGTTAGCCGCGATATCTCTTCAAATAGTCTTGCTCTGGGCTATCCGGCAAGAGTTGTTAAAAAACTTGAAGGTGTAGGTGAACTTAAAACTTGA
- a CDS encoding metal-dependent hydrolase — protein MPYPIVHVLFFVFCISAVAVFAAIRSFFRGELSLKGSTNLLFLMSVGSICALFPDIMVIHSLLVNGTMEHCWIGPIPTHSLLFSLLAVLFGVVAGYIKYRKSDRAVYLGLLAEAAFASHLLLDDISEGGCEYLYPLYKEKISLFSMMDIGFRETGVFDYVIASFVSVFFICSIIMIALFALSKYGFELNYKTEK, from the coding sequence ATGCCTTACCCGATTGTACATGTGTTATTCTTTGTATTCTGTATAAGTGCAGTAGCAGTCTTTGCTGCTATCAGATCGTTTTTTCGAGGGGAACTCTCTCTCAAGGGTTCAACGAATTTACTGTTCCTTATGTCTGTAGGCAGTATCTGTGCCTTATTTCCGGATATTATGGTCATTCATAGTTTGCTAGTAAACGGTACTATGGAACATTGCTGGATCGGCCCGATTCCTACACATTCACTTTTATTCAGTCTTTTAGCAGTCCTGTTCGGTGTTGTTGCAGGATATATTAAATACAGGAAGTCTGACAGGGCAGTGTATCTCGGACTTCTTGCAGAGGCTGCATTTGCATCTCACCTGTTGCTCGATGACATAAGTGAAGGCGGCTGCGAGTACCTTTATCCGTTATACAAGGAGAAGATTAGTCTATTTTCAATGATGGACATAGGTTTTCGGGAAACCGGAGTTTTTGATTACGTGATTGCATCTTTTGTATCGGTCTTTTTCATTTGTTCCATAATAATGATAGCACTCTTTGCCCTGAGTAAGTACGGTTTTGAGCTAAACTACAAAACCGAAAAATAA
- a CDS encoding radical SAM protein produces the protein MEKFTEDETGSFYSYLSEGCRLCQKGAKMVLFVTGLCTRSCFYCPLSDERRGKDLVFANERPVNSDEDLLKEAELMNALGTGITGGEPLLKLERVLYYIRMLKTSFGKRHHIHLYTSLAPGRQILEKLADAGLDEIRFHPPQEYWNDLKNSQYADALQNAKELGIEAGIEIPALEGAEKVAAFAEETGVFLNLNELEFSDNNSEALLKNGFCLESDTSSAAAGSCKFARTALTKCKKAHFCSSVYKDAVQLRKRFQRIAKNTAREFDEITDDGTLVYGVIEGGDQELAEKTLQNLEIPSELFEIKNGKIEIAWWVLEELKESIKEELEPSGSRLTIIERYPFEDGMLVELIPL, from the coding sequence TTATCTCTCAGAAGGGTGTAGACTCTGCCAGAAGGGTGCCAAAATGGTTCTTTTCGTAACAGGCCTTTGCACCAGAAGCTGCTTTTACTGCCCTCTTTCTGACGAAAGGCGAGGAAAAGACCTTGTTTTTGCGAATGAAAGACCTGTAAACAGCGATGAGGATTTACTGAAAGAAGCCGAGCTTATGAATGCTCTTGGGACAGGAATAACAGGTGGAGAGCCCTTACTAAAGCTTGAAAGAGTCCTGTATTATATCCGAATGCTCAAGACTTCTTTCGGAAAAAGACATCACATCCATCTCTATACTTCCCTGGCTCCTGGAAGGCAGATCCTTGAAAAGCTTGCAGATGCAGGCCTTGATGAAATCCGTTTCCATCCTCCGCAGGAATACTGGAATGACCTTAAGAACAGTCAATACGCAGATGCTCTGCAAAATGCAAAGGAACTCGGAATCGAAGCCGGAATCGAAATTCCTGCTCTTGAAGGGGCGGAGAAGGTTGCAGCTTTTGCAGAAGAAACTGGAGTTTTCCTTAACTTGAATGAACTCGAATTTTCGGACAATAACTCGGAAGCTCTCTTGAAGAATGGTTTTTGTCTCGAATCCGACACGTCCAGTGCGGCTGCAGGGTCCTGTAAATTTGCCAGGACTGCTCTTACGAAGTGTAAAAAGGCCCATTTTTGTTCTTCAGTTTATAAAGATGCAGTTCAGCTCCGCAAAAGATTTCAGAGGATTGCAAAGAACACTGCAAGAGAGTTCGACGAAATCACCGACGACGGCACTCTGGTGTATGGGGTAATTGAAGGAGGAGACCAGGAGCTTGCAGAAAAAACTTTGCAAAATCTGGAAATTCCATCCGAACTATTTGAAATAAAAAATGGAAAAATCGAGATTGCCTGGTGGGTACTTGAAGAATTAAAAGAAAGCATTAAAGAAGAACTGGAACCCTCAGGATCAAGGCTTACTATTATTGAAAGATATCCGTTTGAAGACGGAATGCTCGTCGAGCTAATTCCTCTTTAA